A single window of Sphingomonas sp. OV641 DNA harbors:
- a CDS encoding DUF2493 domain-containing protein: MPKQTPSRRYTSLSQLGEALGQTPDEIAAQDRAEAIREHIADETTTDRFHEAFGDVGALSIMGPGEPAQELDMPEPAEAQFDCRAIMATLFDLFADTRLETSAQAIAWGFVNSFHYEAQKLAREEDTLARDLGDMARRPDPSEIHAVEMEELQLRTQTKMEQRAAIECMRDYAAECYRAHTGQPWSSARGTVVSSARTASQIEAKDFLKARADAIREQRNPTGPIVVFSGGQEWHDFQMIYDRLDAIKARVPHMTLCTSGQRKGCDLIAAGWAASRKVPLVAFVPNVARYNGAAGFRRNDQLVALEPVEAIVCQGTGIQSGLLNELKKAGVPTQAYRISDQGPAPAATKRAAWG, translated from the coding sequence ATGCCGAAGCAAACGCCCTCCCGCCGCTATACCAGCCTTTCCCAGCTTGGCGAAGCCCTTGGACAGACGCCCGACGAAATCGCCGCGCAGGACCGCGCCGAGGCGATCCGCGAGCACATCGCGGACGAGACGACCACCGACCGCTTCCACGAGGCGTTTGGCGACGTCGGCGCGCTGTCGATCATGGGACCGGGCGAACCGGCACAGGAACTGGACATGCCCGAACCCGCCGAGGCGCAATTCGATTGCCGCGCGATCATGGCGACCCTGTTCGACCTGTTCGCCGACACCCGGCTTGAGACGAGCGCCCAAGCCATCGCATGGGGATTCGTCAATTCCTTCCACTACGAGGCGCAGAAACTGGCGCGCGAGGAAGACACGCTTGCCCGTGACTTGGGCGACATGGCCCGCCGCCCCGATCCGTCCGAAATCCATGCGGTCGAGATGGAGGAATTGCAGCTACGCACCCAGACCAAGATGGAACAGCGCGCCGCCATCGAATGTATGCGCGACTATGCCGCCGAATGCTATCGCGCGCACACCGGTCAACCGTGGAGCAGCGCGCGCGGCACCGTCGTTTCGTCCGCCCGCACCGCGAGCCAGATCGAGGCGAAGGACTTCCTCAAGGCGCGCGCCGACGCGATCCGCGAACAGCGCAATCCCACCGGTCCCATCGTCGTCTTTTCGGGCGGTCAGGAATGGCACGACTTCCAGATGATCTACGACCGCTTGGACGCCATCAAGGCACGCGTTCCGCACATGACGCTTTGCACGTCCGGCCAGCGCAAGGGATGCGACCTTATCGCCGCCGGATGGGCCGCGAGCCGCAAGGTTCCCTTGGTCGCGTTCGTCCCCAACGTCGCGCGCTACAACGGTGCCGCGGGCTTCCGCCGCAACGACCAGCTTGTCGCGCTCGAACCCGTCGAAGCCATCGTTTGCCAAGGCACCGGCATCCAGTCCGGCTTGCTCAACGAACTCAAAAAGGCTGGCGTCCCGACCCAAGCCTATCGTATCTCCGATCAGGGACCGGCTCCCGCCGCGACCAAGCGCGCGGCTTGGGGCTGA
- a CDS encoding DUF736 domain-containing protein, producing MNIGSFKSTNGQLLGSIATAHIDLPRLGLRPVESDSDKAPAFEIMALNIARRWVQIGALWEQTSNSSGEVFYQGRFDDPSLAAPVQVMLFRTDDETETYNVVWNRPLPRRENLDGSRQGRGRRTVDDGFGTGNADANGQMVEEGAHDNDAIPPMTPTRRRKNETPADETVAA from the coding sequence ATGAACATCGGTTCCTTCAAGAGCACCAACGGCCAGCTTCTCGGTTCGATCGCTACCGCGCATATCGACCTGCCCCGGCTCGGACTTCGCCCCGTCGAAAGCGACAGCGACAAGGCCCCCGCGTTCGAGATCATGGCCCTGAACATCGCCCGTCGCTGGGTGCAGATCGGCGCTTTGTGGGAGCAGACCAGCAATTCGAGCGGCGAGGTTTTCTATCAGGGACGCTTTGACGACCCCAGCCTTGCCGCCCCGGTTCAGGTCATGCTCTTCCGCACCGACGACGAAACCGAAACCTACAACGTCGTCTGGAACCGCCCGCTCCCCCGCCGCGAGAACCTCGACGGCAGCCGTCAGGGACGCGGACGCCGCACCGTCGATGACGGTTTCGGCACCGGCAACGCCGACGCCAACGGCCAGATGGTCGAGGAAGGCGCGCACGACAACGACGCCATCCCGCCGATGACCCCCACCCGTCGCCGCAAGAACGAGACGCCCGCCGACGAGACGGTCGCCGCCTAA
- a CDS encoding MucR family transcriptional regulator, producing the protein MKQETAGEETGQVTTDAGLEATVLATELTIAWLSNPNTRAGAEEVPGFLRTMHEAVGALAAVQGASDTSEVEASEVYVPAVSVRKSLARRDAIISLIDGKPYKTLRRHLAGHGLTPETYRERYGLKADYPMVAPEYSEARSSMAKKSGLGRRPKAAMPAVGTDAEAEPAEAPKKRRGGRLGIAAA; encoded by the coding sequence ATGAAGCAAGAGACGGCGGGTGAGGAGACCGGGCAAGTGACGACGGACGCGGGACTTGAAGCGACGGTGCTGGCGACGGAGTTGACGATCGCGTGGTTGTCGAATCCGAACACGCGGGCGGGAGCGGAGGAGGTGCCGGGGTTTCTGCGGACGATGCACGAGGCGGTAGGTGCGCTGGCGGCGGTGCAAGGCGCGAGCGATACGTCCGAAGTGGAAGCATCGGAGGTGTATGTGCCGGCGGTATCGGTGCGCAAGTCGCTGGCCCGCCGGGATGCGATCATCAGCCTGATCGACGGGAAGCCGTATAAGACGCTGCGTCGTCACCTGGCGGGTCATGGTCTGACGCCGGAGACGTATCGTGAGCGCTATGGGCTGAAGGCGGATTATCCGATGGTGGCGCCGGAGTATAGCGAGGCGCGCAGCAGCATGGCGAAGAAAAGCGGGCTGGGGCGCAGGCCGAAGGCGGCGATGCCAGCGGTGGGGACGGACGCGGAGGCGGAGCCAGCGGAAGCACCGAAGAAGCGTCGCGGCGGCAGGCTGGGGATCGCGGCGGCGTAG
- a CDS encoding response regulator produces the protein MTLSTVPYALAVDDDPMILMDARAILEDAGYRCHEADDGDAAIDLLSARAEQIMLLFSDVEMPGGIDGFELAREVSARWPWIDIVIASGNITPGPGDMPQNATFISKPFSAGLVHDHLRRTLPDGKKPEPLKEKS, from the coding sequence ATGACCCTTTCCACCGTGCCCTATGCGCTCGCCGTCGATGACGATCCCATGATCCTCATGGATGCCCGCGCCATCCTCGAGGACGCCGGCTATCGCTGCCACGAAGCCGATGACGGCGACGCCGCCATCGATCTTCTGTCCGCCAGGGCCGAACAGATCATGCTGCTGTTCTCGGACGTCGAGATGCCCGGCGGCATCGACGGCTTCGAGCTCGCCCGCGAAGTCTCCGCCAGATGGCCGTGGATCGATATCGTCATCGCCAGCGGCAACATCACCCCCGGACCCGGCGACATGCCCCAGAACGCCACCTTCATCTCCAAGCCGTTCAGCGCCGGACTAGTCCACGACCACCTCCGCCGCACCCTGCCCGACGGCAAGAAACCCGAACCGCTGAAGGAGAAGTCCTGA
- a CDS encoding GNAT family N-acetyltransferase produces MLVRLAEPVDITAVMGFDALPGERIGEIMDRRMLVLERDGRIDAYTSWSSGGIFGRYHINKLVVRPEARGQGIARALVGSLGVALSGRVFISTPSDDVAALALLRSTGWTPAGELTGMGAGHDVEAFFYRDLDTGERPAG; encoded by the coding sequence ATGCTCGTTCGCCTGGCCGAGCCTGTGGACATCACGGCAGTGATGGGTTTCGATGCCCTTCCCGGCGAGCGGATCGGCGAGATCATGGATCGCCGCATGCTGGTGCTCGAGCGTGACGGCCGGATCGACGCCTATACCTCGTGGTCGAGCGGCGGGATCTTCGGGCGGTATCACATCAACAAGCTGGTAGTACGCCCCGAAGCGCGTGGCCAAGGCATTGCGCGGGCGCTGGTAGGCTCGCTCGGCGTCGCACTGTCCGGCCGGGTATTTATCTCGACGCCGAGCGACGATGTCGCGGCGCTGGCATTGCTGCGCTCGACGGGCTGGACGCCGGCGGGAGAACTTACCGGCATGGGAGCCGGGCACGATGTCGAGGCCTTCTTCTACCGTGACCTGGATACCGGGGAGCGGCCTGCGGGATGA
- a CDS encoding helicase HerA domain-containing protein, translated as MLDTLQTPVTDPPIDTRDATRVPIGRHATGALELDLDRLLAGRLLLQGGSGAGKSRTMRRIVEEAFDYVQTIIVDPEGEFDNLAGHIGATTLKAAGIAADGLTAAALRARRHRLALHLDLTDLDPEQRIVKASAFFAGLIGAPREDWDHTVLVAIDEGHLLAPHIAGSARDAETRRLGVATLTDLCSRGRKRGIAPVIATQRLAKLSASVISELQNVLIGINVFDRDIARAADILGFSAREADRLRTLEPGEFFAFGPALAATPVLAKIDPTVTTHLGRTPALRAAADIAGDEVHRLLDLDTLAEAPAPRDTTLTLRGTRALDAFLLDDAAPIAAAICGALRRIAPNATTASELARHLAVDRHAVDAALDILAALAAVDTMPRGEDRMARLHARLRARVSDVPVVGLS; from the coding sequence ATGCTCGATACTCTCCAGACCCCTGTGACCGATCCGCCGATCGATACCCGCGATGCCACCCGTGTTCCGATCGGCCGCCACGCGACCGGCGCGCTCGAGCTCGACCTCGACCGGCTGCTGGCCGGACGCCTGCTGCTCCAGGGCGGCTCGGGTGCAGGCAAGAGCCGGACCATGCGCCGCATCGTCGAGGAGGCGTTCGACTATGTGCAGACGATCATCGTCGATCCCGAAGGCGAGTTCGACAATTTGGCCGGGCATATCGGCGCGACCACGCTGAAAGCGGCGGGGATCGCTGCCGATGGCCTTACCGCCGCGGCGCTGCGCGCCCGCCGGCATCGGCTAGCACTTCACCTCGACCTCACCGACCTCGATCCCGAACAGCGCATCGTCAAGGCGTCGGCCTTCTTCGCCGGCCTGATCGGCGCACCGCGCGAGGACTGGGACCATACCGTGCTGGTCGCCATCGACGAGGGACATCTGCTCGCCCCACATATCGCGGGCTCGGCACGCGATGCCGAGACCCGCCGCCTCGGCGTCGCGACGCTCACCGACCTGTGCTCGAGAGGCCGCAAGCGCGGGATCGCGCCGGTCATCGCCACCCAGCGGCTCGCCAAGCTGTCCGCCTCGGTCATCTCCGAACTCCAGAACGTCCTGATCGGGATCAACGTGTTCGACCGCGATATCGCGCGTGCGGCCGACATCCTCGGCTTCTCCGCGCGCGAGGCCGACCGGCTTCGCACCCTTGAACCGGGCGAGTTCTTCGCCTTCGGGCCAGCGCTCGCCGCGACCCCGGTGCTCGCGAAGATCGATCCGACGGTCACGACCCATCTGGGGCGGACGCCCGCGCTTCGCGCCGCGGCCGATATCGCCGGAGACGAGGTCCACCGGCTACTCGACCTCGATACCCTCGCCGAAGCACCCGCACCGCGCGACACGACGCTGACGCTGCGGGGCACCCGCGCGCTCGATGCCTTCCTCCTCGACGACGCGGCGCCCATCGCCGCCGCGATCTGCGGCGCGCTGCGCCGTATCGCGCCCAACGCCACCACGGCGAGCGAACTGGCCAGGCACCTTGCCGTCGACCGGCACGCCGTGGACGCCGCCCTCGACATCCTCGCGGCGCTTGCCGCCGTCGACACCATGCCGCGTGGAGAGGACCGGATGGCACGACTTCATGCGCGGCTTCGCGCGCGCGTAAGCGACGTTCCCGTGGTCGGCCTGTCATGA